In the Chroococcidiopsis sp. SAG 2025 genome, one interval contains:
- a CDS encoding ribonuclease H-like domain-containing protein, giving the protein MSTAYNHRNFIQKFEQKIVVESDKLDIFYTDITARPLWKPIATVKPYNELTKLILDIETAGLNPQSDRIFAIGCLSARERFVFMDESETKLLQQFIAYWQQNSFDVVYTFNGTAFDLPFIITRCDLYNIPHPFRAAAETRVIRTAQVFGKPLEIREVFVENSQHVDVYICLLRWDFVAKKLSQSRSLKTTVLDLGLRESARLVLSHQEIQDCWQQGASSVGWQKIEEYLTYDLEDTKLIAERLVLSYYYESLVGHLV; this is encoded by the coding sequence ATGAGTACAGCCTACAATCATCGCAATTTTATTCAAAAATTCGAGCAAAAAATCGTTGTAGAATCAGACAAACTAGATATCTTCTATACAGATATAACCGCTCGTCCTCTATGGAAACCTATTGCTACCGTTAAACCTTATAATGAGTTAACAAAACTCATCCTCGATATTGAAACCGCCGGACTAAATCCCCAAAGCGATCGCATCTTTGCTATTGGATGTTTAAGCGCACGAGAACGGTTTGTCTTCATGGATGAGTCCGAAACAAAACTGCTGCAACAATTCATTGCTTACTGGCAGCAAAATTCATTTGATGTCGTTTATACGTTTAACGGTACGGCATTCGATCTACCGTTTATCATCACCAGATGCGATCTCTACAATATACCTCACCCATTTCGAGCTGCCGCCGAAACTAGAGTTATTAGGACGGCACAAGTCTTTGGTAAGCCGCTAGAAATCCGCGAAGTCTTTGTTGAAAATAGCCAGCACGTTGACGTTTATATTTGCTTGCTGCGGTGGGACTTTGTTGCTAAAAAGCTGTCACAGTCTCGTTCGCTCAAGACTACCGTACTAGATCTGGGACTGAGGGAATCTGCCAGGCTGGTTTTGAGCCATCAGGAAATTCAGGACTGCTGGCAGCAAGGTGCTAGTTCTGTTGGATGGCAGAAGATAGAGGAATACCTCACATACGACTTGGAGGATACTAAGCTAATTGCCGAGCGATTAGTACTTTCGTATTACTACGAGTCGCTAGTGGGTCATTTGGTATGA
- a CDS encoding transposase produces the protein MWCEDEAGPFGTAPYPGSNWQPVGKPTRQEHEYIRNGTAKLLTLFHPATGQVRVKGVTSCTNAVLHEWLKQELASVVQSLPTPARLLKPEENQRLWKSWQQGLKVRFTLPHDLPPLRMLLVMDNLVGHKTPQLVLWLCAHGIMPLYTPLGGSWLNMAESIQRILKRRALEGHHPQTAYQIIEWLEATAFGWNQQPTPFVWAGLRAQRRDRARQRFHSLGGSGACTHRPLRRTTIAKNNGNTHTK, from the coding sequence GTGTGGTGCGAAGACGAGGCGGGACCATTTGGCACTGCTCCTTACCCTGGTAGCAATTGGCAGCCAGTAGGTAAACCGACACGGCAAGAACATGAATATATCCGTAATGGCACAGCCAAGCTGTTAACGCTATTCCATCCCGCTACTGGGCAAGTACGAGTTAAGGGTGTTACCAGTTGTACCAATGCTGTGTTGCACGAATGGCTCAAGCAAGAATTAGCTAGTGTTGTACAATCACTGCCAACTCCAGCTCGATTACTCAAGCCTGAAGAAAATCAACGGTTATGGAAAAGTTGGCAGCAGGGGTTGAAAGTACGCTTTACACTCCCACACGACTTACCGCCACTGCGAATGTTGCTAGTGATGGATAACTTGGTCGGACATAAAACTCCCCAGTTGGTATTGTGGCTGTGTGCTCATGGCATCATGCCGCTCTACACACCTCTTGGCGGTAGCTGGCTGAATATGGCTGAGTCGATTCAACGAATTCTCAAACGCCGAGCTCTAGAGGGGCATCATCCGCAAACAGCCTATCAAATTATTGAGTGGTTGGAAGCAACTGCTTTTGGATGGAACCAACAACCAACGCCGTTTGTCTGGGCAGGATTACGAGCGCAACGTCGAGACAGAGCGCGTCAAAGATTTCACTCTCTTGGTGGTTCTGGTGCCTGTACGCATCGTCCTCTTCGGCGGACAACTATTGCCAAAAATAATGGCAACACTCATACCAAATGA